One Centroberyx gerrardi isolate f3 chromosome 6, fCenGer3.hap1.cur.20231027, whole genome shotgun sequence genomic region harbors:
- the sfrp2l gene encoding secreted frizzled-related protein 2-like has protein sequence MSVSVITFIGLFAVSYASEDPPAQLGPPSLGFSSSVRSVCKPIPSTLSLCHGIGYRQMRIPNLLGHDSLREAQQQSAAWLPLVSKLCHRDTKKFLCSLFAPVCLPELAGPVSPCRSLCEAVRDGCVPVMSAFGFPWPEMFNCTRFPRGTNLCIPATGELEARTREEVRHEEASKGSVICDACSLAAEGETDIQDNFCHSPYAFKLRLGSVSMVGGDRQLVPLGRSRILRWAGGGAERAEGVGGAMVHSALWLQEGGSCTCPGLDSSQTEGKGGTEEEEMERGQRKGGGKEGNGAPGGWYLGLAQAEEGRLVLTRLVRWTREDRELKKFIRSLLKQPCSEP, from the exons ATGTCTGTTTCTGTTATAACTTTTATAGGACTATTTGCAGTTTCTTATGCCTCTGAAGATCCTCCCGCCCAGCTCGGGCCGCCGTCCCTCGGGTTCAGCTCCTCGGTCCGCTCGGTGTGTAAACCCATCCCGAGTACTTTGTCTCTGTGCCACGGGATAGGGTACAGGCAGATGCGGATCCCCAACTTGCTGGGCCACGACTCGCTGCGGGAGGCCCAGCAGCAGTCGGCGGCCTGGCTGCCTCTGGTGTCCAAGCTCTGCCACCGGGACACCAAGAAGTTCCTGTGCTCGCTGTTCGCGCCGGTGTGCCTGCCGGAGCTGGCCGGGCCGGTGAGTCCCTGCAGGAGCCTGTGCGAGGCCGTGAGGGACGGCTGCGTGCCCGTAATGAGCGCGTTCGGCTTCCCCTGGCCCGAGATGTTCAACTGCACCCGGTTCCCGCGCGGGACCAATCTCTGTATCCCGGCAACCGGAGAGCTGGAGGCGCGCACGAGAGAGGAGGTCAGGCACGAGGAGGCGTCAAAAG GGAGCGTTATCTGTGATGCCTGCAGTCTGGCTGCTGAGGGAGAGACTGACATCCAGGACAACTTCTGCCACAGTCCATATG ccTTTAAGCTGCGTCTGGGCAGCGTGTCGATGGTGGGAGGCGACCGTCAGCTGGTCCCTCTGGGCCGGAGCCGCATCCTGAGGTGGGCTGGTGGAGGGGCGGAGAGGGCCGAGGGGGTTGGAGGGGCAATGGTCCACAGCGCTTTGTGGCTGCAGGAAGGAGGCAGCTGCACATGCCCCGGCCTGGACTCTTCACAGacggagggaaagggggggacagaagaggaagagatggagaggggacagcggaagggagGAGGCAAGGAGGGGAACGGGGCCCCAGGCGGATGGTACCTGGGCCTGGCTCAGGCAGAGGAGGGAAGGCTGGTGCTGACTCGGCTGGTGAGGTGgaccagagaggacagagagctgAAGAAGTTCATCAGGTCTCTCCTGAAACAACCCTGTTCTGAGCCATAG
- the tomt gene encoding transmembrane O-methyltransferase homolog: MVSPAIALAFLPLVLTLLIRYRYYFVLFYRAVLVRVWRDCVTGLSREERAFQYVLTHATPGDPESILDAFDTWCSKVEFISNIGPKKGKILDRLLMEQSPLTVLELGAHCGYSTVRIARALPLGARLYSVEMDQRNAAIAEKIIRLAGFDDDTVELIVNPSDEVIPQLRSEYGLERLDFVFMDHWKKCYLPDLQMLEGSGLLGKGSMIVADNVLFPGAPNFLRHIRRSGLYEWRVHRATLEYIKGIRDGMAELVYQGVK; the protein is encoded by the exons ATGGTGTCTCCTGCCATCGCTCTGGCCTTCCTCCCCCTCGTGCTGACGCTGCTCATCCGGTACCGCTACTACTTTGTGTTGTTCTACCGGGCGGTTCTGGTCCGGGTGTGGAGGGACTGCGTTACCGGCCTGAGCCGGGAGGAGCGGGCCTTCCAGTACGTCCTGACCCACGCCACCCCTGGAGACCCGGAAAGCATCCTGGACGCCTTCGACACCTGGTGCAGCAAGGTGGAGTTCATCAGCAACATTGGGCCTAAGAAAG ggaAGATCCTGGACCGGCTGCTGATGGAGCAGAGCCCTCTGACAGTGCTGGAGCTGGGTGCTCACTGCGGCTACAGCACAGTGCGGATCGCCCGGGCTCTCCCGCTGGGCGCCAGGCTCTACAGCGTGGAGATGGACCAGAGGAACGCTGCCATCGCCGAGAAAATCATCCGCCTGGCGGGGTTTGACGACGAcacg gtggaGTTAATCGTGAATCCGTCTGATGAGGTGATTCCTCAGCTGCGGTCTGAATATGGTCTGGAGAGGCTGGACTTTGTCTTCATGGACCACTGGAAGAAGTGCTACCTTCCTGATCTGCAG ATGCTGGAGGGCTCTGGTCTACTGGGGAAGGGGTCTATGATCGTGGCCGACAACGTGTTGTTCCCCGGGGCTCCCAACTTCCTCCGACACATCCGCAGGAGCGGCCTGTACGAGTGGAGGG